In one Musa acuminata AAA Group cultivar baxijiao chromosome BXJ2-5, Cavendish_Baxijiao_AAA, whole genome shotgun sequence genomic region, the following are encoded:
- the LOC135585078 gene encoding ras-related protein RHN1-like isoform X1, translated as MARMGSGNIQAKLVLLGDMGTGKTSIVLRFVKGQYFDCQESTIGAAFFSQVLSLNEATVKFDIWDTAGQERYHSLAPMYYRGAAAAIVVYDISSMDSFIRAKKWVQELQRQGNPYLIMALVANKVDLEAKRKVGYEEGLQYAQENGLFFMETSAKTAENINELFYEIAKRLAKARPSRSSGMRLSSETQDRGRRLFCCSG; from the exons GTGCTTCTTGGAGACATGGGAACTGGAAAGACAAGCATAGTCCTGAGGTTTGTCAAAGGCCAATATTTCGATTGTCAG GAATCAACAATAGGAGCTGCATTCTTCTCTCAAGTTCTATCACTTAATGAGGCTACTGTAAAATTTGATATATGGGACACAGCTGGGCAAGAAAGATATCATAGTTTGGCCCCTATGTATTATCGTGGTGCTGCTGCGGCTATTGTTGTCTATGATATCTCAAGCATG GATTCATttattagagcaaaaaagtgggTTCAAGAACTTCAAAGACAAG GAAATCCATATCTAATAATGGCATTGGTGGCAAACAAGGTTGACTTGGAGGCAAAAAGGAAGGTGGGATATGAG GAAGGCTTGCAGTATGCACAAGAGAATGGGTTGTTCTTCATGGAAACTTCCGCGAAAACAGCAGAAAACATCAATGAGCTCTTCTATGAAATAG CTAAAAGACTAGCTAAAGCCCGGCCATCGCGATCATCGGGGATGCGGTTGTCCAGTGAAACGCAAGACAGGGGAAGAAGGCTGTTTTGCTGCTCAGGATGA
- the LOC135585078 gene encoding ras-related protein RHN1-like isoform X2, giving the protein MARMGSGNIQAKLVLLGDMGTGKTSIVLRFVKGQYFDCQESTIGAAFFSQVLSLNEATVKFDIWDTAGQERYHSLAPMYYRGAAAAIVVYDISSMDSFIRAKKWVQELQRQGNPYLIMALVANKVDLEAKRKVGYEEGLQYAQENGLFFMETSAKTAENINELFYEIGKFVTVPPSSIVSMHSTQSLPAFCHPAQLKD; this is encoded by the exons GTGCTTCTTGGAGACATGGGAACTGGAAAGACAAGCATAGTCCTGAGGTTTGTCAAAGGCCAATATTTCGATTGTCAG GAATCAACAATAGGAGCTGCATTCTTCTCTCAAGTTCTATCACTTAATGAGGCTACTGTAAAATTTGATATATGGGACACAGCTGGGCAAGAAAGATATCATAGTTTGGCCCCTATGTATTATCGTGGTGCTGCTGCGGCTATTGTTGTCTATGATATCTCAAGCATG GATTCATttattagagcaaaaaagtgggTTCAAGAACTTCAAAGACAAG GAAATCCATATCTAATAATGGCATTGGTGGCAAACAAGGTTGACTTGGAGGCAAAAAGGAAGGTGGGATATGAG GAAGGCTTGCAGTATGCACAAGAGAATGGGTTGTTCTTCATGGAAACTTCCGCGAAAACAGCAGAAAACATCAATGAGCTCTTCTATGAAATAGGTAAGTTTGTCACCGTTCCTCCCTCTTCCATTGTCTCAATGCATTCAACACAATCTTTGCCTGCTTTTTGTCATCCCGCACAGCTAAAAGACTAG
- the LOC135585078 gene encoding ras-related protein RHN1-like isoform X3 produces MGTGKTSIVLRFVKGQYFDCQESTIGAAFFSQVLSLNEATVKFDIWDTAGQERYHSLAPMYYRGAAAAIVVYDISSMDSFIRAKKWVQELQRQGNPYLIMALVANKVDLEAKRKVGYEEGLQYAQENGLFFMETSAKTAENINELFYEIAKRLAKARPSRSSGMRLSSETQDRGRRLFCCSG; encoded by the exons ATGGGAACTGGAAAGACAAGCATAGTCCTGAGGTTTGTCAAAGGCCAATATTTCGATTGTCAG GAATCAACAATAGGAGCTGCATTCTTCTCTCAAGTTCTATCACTTAATGAGGCTACTGTAAAATTTGATATATGGGACACAGCTGGGCAAGAAAGATATCATAGTTTGGCCCCTATGTATTATCGTGGTGCTGCTGCGGCTATTGTTGTCTATGATATCTCAAGCATG GATTCATttattagagcaaaaaagtgggTTCAAGAACTTCAAAGACAAG GAAATCCATATCTAATAATGGCATTGGTGGCAAACAAGGTTGACTTGGAGGCAAAAAGGAAGGTGGGATATGAG GAAGGCTTGCAGTATGCACAAGAGAATGGGTTGTTCTTCATGGAAACTTCCGCGAAAACAGCAGAAAACATCAATGAGCTCTTCTATGAAATAG CTAAAAGACTAGCTAAAGCCCGGCCATCGCGATCATCGGGGATGCGGTTGTCCAGTGAAACGCAAGACAGGGGAAGAAGGCTGTTTTGCTGCTCAGGATGA
- the LOC135612921 gene encoding uncharacterized protein LOC135612921, which translates to MKAAADNLADSMSTSSSGGGLSSPSVEPRPAAAASPLGGGSIAAAEEPAAALVPPSRDPGGAGAGVGGQDAVTVERRGYHSAVCRWAVPHFPRAKARAVWSRYFEVAGYDCRLLVYPRGDSQALPGYLSLYLQIVDPRGSSSSSGGNKWDCFASYRLSVSNHLDDAKSVARDSWHRFSSKKKSHGWCDFAPFSAVLDPRSGFLLPPSDSLLVTADILLLHETVAFSRDHEPQPPPADVLGGKFTWKVHNFSLFREMIKTQKIMSPVFPAGDCNLRISVYQSSVAGVDHLSMCLESKDTEKTAAAAAASPAAPVPERSCWCLFRMSVLNQRPGSNHMHRDSYGRFAADNKGGDNTSLGWNDYMRMEDFVGPDAGFLVDDTAVFSTSFHVIRESSNFTKNSGPLLGSSGGRGAARKSDGHFGKFTWRIENFTRLKDLLKKRKITGLCIKSRRFQIGNRDCRLIVYPRGQSQPPCHLSVFLEVTDSRNTASDWSCFVSHRLSVVNQKMEEKSVTKESQNRYSKAAKDWGWREFVTLTSLFDQDSGFLVQDTVIFSAEVLILKETSIMQEFNDTEPELAMMCSASQIDAISKRGSFTWRVENFLSFKEIMETRKIFSKFFQAGGCELRIGVYESFDMICIYLESDQSSGSDPDKNLWVRYRMAVVNQKNPAKTVWKESSICTKTWNNSVLQFMKVSDLMESDAGFLVRDTVVFICEILDCCPWFEFSDLEVFASEDEQDALSTDPDELIESEDSEGISGDEEDMFRNLLSRAGFHLTYGDNPSQPQVTLREKLLIDAGAIAGFLTGLRVYLDDPAKVKRLLLPTKLSSGICGKKDSLKGDANSPSLMNLLMGVKVLQQAIIDLLLDIMVECCQTSEGRTGYDSSETSSKTSPGSNGANTPPEHSGDSEVSTEYARCDMYQRLEPGVEEISHTYAVQSSQLNTGEIVQKTNQEQHIFPPQTSARDEPSDDGFVRAPKTKWPEQSEELLGLIINSLRALDSAVPQGCPEPKRRPQTIQKIILVLDKAPKHLQPDLIALIPKLTDPSEHSLAACALLDCLQKPDAEPSLRLQVFGALGQLEFGSEVWERILYQAFELLTDSSDEPLVATMSFVFKAASQCQHLPQAVRAFRLRLKSLGTEVPQCVLHILTKILHTCADVAEAIINDIDSDSELDGNCTISCGTYADGTNGVSPGGMHVGKDQVVHGCHNHADVYILVEMLSIPGLFVEVSQVFERALIRGAIGLQSVALVLERRHSQRLNIKSTSIVDDSQNRQALLDENIDSLSVQEDDFASILSLGEVLSLSRDTRVQDFVRMLYAIMFKIYAEEHYRFRMLKGLVERATNVSNSCRVVDIDMDVLVFLVREEDGIARPVLNILREVAEVSQVDRANLWHQICAVEDENVRFREERQEEIANFAHEKAALSQRLNESEATTNSLKAELKSEMEQFARERKELTEQILDVENQLEWLRSEKDEEIAKLSADRRGLQDRLHDAETQLSQLKTRKRDELKRVVKEKNALAERLKSAEAARKRFDEELKRYATETVTREEVRQSLEDEVRRLTQTVGQTEGEKREKEEQIARCEAYIDGMEARLQTCQQYIHTLEASLQEEMSRHAPLYGAGLEALSMNELETLARIHEEGLRQIHAIQQMKSSSNSLVGGHSLPQVHGLYSSAPPMAVGMPPSIIPNGGGIHGNGHMNGAVGPWFSPT; encoded by the exons ATGAAGGCGGCGGCTGACAATCTCGCCGACTCGATGTCGACGTCGTCATCGGGAGGCGGCCTCTCGAGCCCGTCCGTGGAGCCGCGGCCTGCGGCGGCCGCGTCGCCCTTGGGGGGCGGGAGCATCGCGGCGGCCGAGGAGCCCGCGGCGGCGCTAGTTCCTCCCTCCCGGGACCCGGGCGGCGCCGGCGCAGGTGTGGGAGGGCAGGATGCAGTTACGGTGGAGCGGCGGGGATACCACTCGGCCGTGTGCCGGTGGGCGGTCCCGCACTTCCCCCGCGCGAAGGCGCGCGCCGTGTGGAGCCGATATTTCGAGGTGGCCGGCTACGACTGCCGCCTGCTGGTGTACCCGCGCGGCGACTCGCAGGCCCTCCCGGGCTACCTCTCCCTCTACCTCCAGATCGTCGACCCCcgcggctcctcctcctcctccggcggCAACAAGTGGGACTGCTTCGCCAGTTACCGCCTTTCCGTCTCCAATCACCTCGATGACGCCAAGTCCGTCGCCCGCGACTCCTGGCACCGCTTCTCCTCCAAGAAGAAGTCCCATGGCTGGTGCGACTTCGCCCCCTTCTCCGCCGTCCTCGACCCGAGATCCGGTTTCCTACTCCCGCCCTCCGACTCCCTCCTTGTCACCGCTGACATCCTTCTGCTCCACGAGACCGTCGCGTTCAGCCGCGACCACGAGCCCCAGCCGCCCCCGGCCGATGTCCTCGGGGGCAAGTTCACTTGGAAGGTGCACAACTTCAGCCTCTTCCGGGAGATGATCAAGACGCAGAAGATCATGAGCCCTGTGTTCCCCGCCGGCGATTGCAACCTCAGGATCAGCGTGTACCAGAGCTCCGTCGCTGGGGTCGACCACCTCTCCATGTGCCTCGAGAGCAAGGACACCGAGAAGACAGCCGCGGCCGCGGCCGCCAGCCCTGCGGCCCCTGTCCCCGAGCGCAGCTGCTGGTGCCTCTTCCGGATGTCGGTGCTGAACCAGCGGCCCGGGTCGAACCACATGCACCGTGACTCCTACGGCCGATTCGCCGCCGACAACAAGGGCGGCGACAACACCAGCCTTGGGTGGAACGACTACATGCGCATGGAGGACTTCGTGGGGCCAGACGCTGGGTTCCTTGTCGATGACACTGCCGTCTTTAGCACGTCCTTCCATGTGATCAGGGAATCGAGCAACTTCACGAAGAACTCTGGACCTTTACTGGGCAGCAGCGGGGGGAGGGGGGCAGCAAGGAAATCGGATGGGCACTTTGGCAAGTTCACATGGAGGATCGAGAACTTCACGAGGCTCAAGGACCTGCTTAAGAAGCGCAAGATTACAGGGCTCTGTATTAAGAGTAGGAGGTTCCAGATTGGCAACCGAGACTGTCGCCTTATTGTTTATCCCAGGG GGCAGTCTCAACCACCATGCCACCTCTCTGTATTCCTGGAAGTCACAGATTCCCGCAACACAGCAAGTGATTGGAGTTGCTTTGTAAGTCATCGATTGTCTGTTGTAAATCAGAAAATGGAGGAGAAATCTGTTACAAAGGAGTCACAAAATCGATATTCGAAGGCTGCAAAAGATTGGGGCTGGCGTGAGTTTGTGACTTTGACTAGTCTCTTTGATCAGGATTCTGGGTTTCTTGTTCAGGACACTGTAATTTTCTCAGCTGAGGTTTTAATATTGAAGGAGACTTCTATAATGCAAGAATTTAATGATACGGAACCTGAGTTAGCTATGATGTGTTCAGCTTCTCAAATTGATGCTATTTCAAAGAGAGGATCATTCACGTGGAGGGTGGAAAATTTTTTGTCCTTCAAGGAGATTATGGAAACACGCAAGATATTCAGCAAATTCTTTCAAGCTGGGGGTTGTGAGCTCCGAATAG GTGTCTATGAGTCATTTGATATGATTTGTATATACCTGGAAAGTGATCAGTCTTCTGGGTCTGATCCTGACAAAAACTTATGGGTACGGTACAGAATGGCTGTTGTCAACCAGAAAAATCCTGCAAAAACTGTTTGGAAGGAATCTTCAATCTGCACAAAAACTTGGAACAATTCAGTGTTGCAGTTTATGAAGGTATCTGATTTGATGGAATCAGATGCAGGATTTCTTGTCCGTGACACTGTGGTATTCATTTGTGAGATCCTAGATTGTTGCCCCTGGTTTGAGTTTTCAGATCTTGAG GTTTTTGCTTCGGAAGATGAGCAGGATGCATTGTCGACAGACCCAGATGAACTTATTGAGTCTGAGGATAGTGAAGGTATCAGTGGAGATGAAGAAGACATGTTCAGAAACCTTCTCTCACGAGCAGGTTTCCATTTGACTTATGGAGATAACCCCTCTCAACCCCAGGTTACTTTAAGAGAAAAGCTTCTAATTGATGCTGGTGCAATTGCTGGATTTCTGACTGGTCTGCGTGTTTATCTTGATGACCCTGCTAAAGTCAAGCGCTTGCTTCTTCCTACTAAACTGTCTTCAGGTATCTGTGGCAAGAAAGATTCTTTAAAGGGTGATGCAAATTCTCCAAGCTTGATGAATTTGTTGATGGGGGTTAAAGTCTTGCAACAAGCTATCATCGACTTACTCCTAGATATAATGGTGGAGTGTTGTCAAACATCAGAAGGAAGAACAGGGTATGATTCTTCTGAAACAAGCTCCAAAACTTCTCCTGGATCAAATGGAGCTAACACTCCACCAGAACACAGTGGTGATAGTGAAGTATCAACAGAGTATGCAAGATGTGATATGTACCAGAGACTGGAACCTGGAGTAGAAGAAATCAGCCACACCTATGCGGTACAGAGCTCACAACTGAACACAGGTGAGATTGTACAGAAAACTAACCAGGAGCAGCACATTTTTCCTCCTCAGACTTCTGCTAGGGATGAACCATCAGATGATGGTTTTGTTCGAGCTCCAAAG ACAAAATGGCCTGAACAATCTGAGGAACTTTTGGGATTAATTATCAATTCATTGAGAGCCCTGGATAGTGCTGTGCCACAAGGATGCCCCGAACCTAAAAGGCGGCCTCAGACAATCCAGAAGATTATTCTTGTGCTTGACAAAGCTCCAAAACATCTTCAGCCTGATTTAATTGCCCTTATACCCAAATTGACTGATCCTTCAGAACATTCTCTTGCAGCTTGTGCACTCTTAGATTGCCTTCAAAAGCCAGATGCTGAGCCTTCGTTGCGATTACAG GTTTTTGGTGCTCTGGGCCAGTTGGAGTTTGGAAGTGAGGTATGGGAACGCATCCTATATCAGGCTTTTGAGTTGTTGACTGATTCCAGTGACGAGCCCCTTGTAGCAACAATGAGTTTTGTTTTCAAAGCTGCATCACAGTGCCAGCATCTTCCTCAAGCT GTCAGAGCTTTTCGTTTGAGACTAAAGAGTCTTGGTACTGAAGTTCCTCAATGTGTTCTGCATATTCTGACAAAAATACTCCATACTTGCGCAGATGTGGCTGAAGCCATTATAAATGATATTGACTCTGATAGTGAACTTGATGGTAATTGCACGATATCTTGTGGTACTTATGCTGATGGTACAAATGGGGTTTCTCCTGGTGGGATGCATGTGGGGAAAGATCAGGTTGTGCATGGATGTCACAATCACGCTGATGTTTATATTTTAGTAGAGATGTTATCCATacctggattatttgttgaagTTTCACAGGTCTTTGAAAGAGCTTTAATTCGAGGGGCCATTGGGCTGCAATCAGTTGCTTTGGTATTAGAAAGGCGCCATTCTCAAAGGTTGAACATTAAATCTACGTCTATTGTGGATGATTCACAAAACAGGCAAGCCCTGTTAGATGAAAATATTGATTCATTGTCTGTCCAAGAAGATGATTTCGCATCAATTCTTTCTCTTGGTGAAGTGTTATCTCTTTCTAGGGATACCAGAGTCCAGGACTTTGTGAGGATGCTTTATGCCATTATGTTCAAAATATATGCTGAGGAGCATTACAGATTTAGGATGTTGAAGGGGCTTGTAGAACGTGCAACTAATGTGTCCAATAGTTGCCGCGTAGTTGATATAGATATGGATGTTTTGGTATTTCTTGTTAGGGAGGAAGATGGAATAGCTAGACCAGTTTTGAACATATTACGAGAGGTTGCTGAAGTTTCTCAGGTTGATCGTGCAAATCTTTGGCACCAGATATGTGCCGTCGAGGATGAAAATGTTCGTTTTAGAGAGGAAAGACAAGAGGAAATTGCAAATTTTGCTCATGAAAAAGCTGCTTTGTCCCAAAGGCTAAATGAATCTGAGGCAACTACAAACAGTCTTAAG GCTGAGTTAAAATCTGAGATGGAGCAGTTTGCTCGCGAAAGGAAGGAACTAACTGAGCAGATACTTGACGTCGAGAATCAGTTGGAATGGCTTCGATCAGAGAAAGATGAGGAAATTGCAAAGCTCTCTGCTGACAGGAGAGGCCTTCAGGACCGCCTTCATGACGCAGAGACACAACTTTCGCAGTTGAAAACTCGGAAGCGCGATGAATTAAAG AGAGTAGTCAAGGAGAAAAATGCCTTGGCTGAACGATTGAAAAGTGCAGAAGCTGCACGTAAAAGATTTGATGAAGAATTAAAGCGATATGCCACAGAGACAGTGACAAGAGAGGAAGTCAGGCAATCACTGGAAGATGAAGTGCGGCGTTTAACACAAACTGTTGGACAAACTGAAGGAGAaaaaagggagaaggaagaacagATTGCTCGCTGTGAAGCATATATTGATGGAATGGAAGCGAGGTTGCAAACATGCCAG CAATATATACATACACTTGAAGCTTCACTGCAAGAAGAAATGTCACGCCATGCCCCACTTTACGGTGCAGGTCTGGAAGCCTTGTCAATGAACGAACTCGAGACACTTGCCCGTATTCATGAAGAAGGCCTCAGGCAGATCCATGCGATTCAGCAGATGAAAAGTAGTAGCAATTCGCTGGTGGGTGGGCATTCTCTTCCACAAGTTCATGGCTTATATTCTTCAGCTCCTCCAATGGCTGTTGGTATGCCTCCATCTATAATCCCAAATGGAGGCGGAATCCATGGTAACGGCCATATGAATGGTGCGGTGGGGCCCTGGTTCAGTCCCACCTAA